In the Drosophila teissieri strain GT53w chromosome 3R, Prin_Dtei_1.1, whole genome shotgun sequence genome, CAGCTTGTCTGCCAGCCAAGCCCACAATTCGGTCTTTAAAGCTGGGGATCCTCCTTTAAGGGCATCGGCTATCATTTCGCTCTCAAAGAATTCCTTATAGCCACCTTTCTCGCCAAAACTATTAATGCAGTTAAGGGCAGCGGCTCTTACAAAGCTCTTGTTATCACCCAGAGCGTGTAAAAATCCAGGGAACAAGGTCCGCACGTGGTTTCGACACCCAGCCCCCATGGCCGTGGCAAGCTGCTCGCAAATGGCAAGTGTTGTTTGGGCAATCTTAGCATTGGAATCTACCAGACGGTGAGCCAGAGCAGGAGCCAAGTCGCCAATGCTGGGTTTGATAAGACGCGCCTCTGAAATAAGTGCCTGCAGCTTAGTCAGACCTTCGTTGCGAGTCTTCCAGTCCTTGTCGGACATCTCCTTCAGCAGTGCCTCCGTAATCTGTGGAGCAATGTCAACGCGTGGTAGAAGATCTGCCATGTTAATGGGCTCCTCTTCTCCGGCTGCCCCACCATCATCGTCCTCATTGTCCGGGGAATTATCGCCGGATCCACCGCTGCTACGTTGAACTCCTCTAACAGGCTTGGGTGGTTTTTCGCCCACATTCTTGTCGAACTCTACCTGGATCTGAGACTTTAGTGCAGGCTTCTCGCTGTCGAAGAACATCATTAGAGCTTTGCCCATATACATAGACATGGTGCCCACCAACTGAATGGCGGAGGCACGAACCGTTGGGTTCGTGCTCTGCACGCCTTTTCGTACATCCTCAATAAGTGTCTTTGGCTGTAGTTGGAAGCCAAACTCTGTGATTGACTTGCCCACCCAGTTAAAGGCCTCTGATTGTACTTTAGGCGATTTTTGCTCGAAAGCAAAGCTCAACACTTTGCCCACAACGTACTCCAGTTTAGTGGCTTCGGCAAAGGCCGACAAAACAtcggcagctgctgcaccGTTTTTGGCGTCTGCTAGCTTCTCGGTTATTTCGTTAATCACCAGATCAACGGTTGTCGTCGTCAGCGGATAATTTTCAGCCACACTGCGGATTATGTCTAGCTTAAACTTGAGTACTTGGAAATTCATTTCTTTGAGGCCCGGCTTGCGTCCACTGATTGTTCGGATCAGGATCTGTGATATGCCAGCCTGTTTTGCATCAAAGCCTGTTATTTCGCCCAGGAGCTGTTCCACAGCAGCAAGGCGGTTCTTCCAGTTGGAGTCCACCAACCCATTAAGTATGTCGGATGGCAAAATTTCCTCGGATTTTTCCTGCAAGTCCTCGGGGGTTAATTCGCGTTCCGTGGCTAGAGGTTTTCCACCCGCTTTtgaagctgcagcaggagcagatgTAGCTCCCCCTCCACCAACAGCCGCCGGCTTTTTCAATACCTTACGGGCTCCTGTGGTGGCCGGTCGGGCTACTGGCTTAGGATCCACACTACCACCCTTTGCAGGAGCAGCCGCTTTCGCAGTCGGTGCGGATGCAGGTCGTGCCTCCTTCTTGGGACCTGCAACctttattttgatttccgCCTTGTCATGGCACTCCTTTATCTTCGCCATTTTTAGTGGATCAACGTCGGCTAGCAAGGGAGTCACCGCTTTGTCTCCCATTAACTTCATCAAAGTACCAAGAGCTTCGGCGCTGCTGTCGCGGACAGTTGGATCTGGCTCGTTCAGCGTTTTCACTAAACTGGTCGTTAGTAGCTTAAGTAGCTTCTTGTTTAGCGCGGTTGGTTGGGTGCGGGTTAGGGCACGGGCCAAAAACAAGGCCGTTTCGGACTTCACACTTGGATTTTTGTTGGCCAGGGACTCCACAATGGACTCTTGCTGGGCCTCTAGAGAAGTGGAGGCGTAAACGGCATCGATAGCCTCACGCAGTGCTGTCACAACATTAggtttcttttctttaaatttctCCAACAGGGATGGGACACAAGCCTGAAGTAGAAGaatgtacacatatataagGGCGTTATTTGGGAAAAGGTATGAATTACTTACGGATGCGTAGTTTGAGAAGCGCTTGGCCAATCCTTTGGCTAGCAGGGCTAGACATTTTCCGGCCATTGCAACGAGGACTACGTTGGAGTCCTTGGTAATAACCTTCTTGAGAGCGCTCACCAGCGTTCCATACTCGCCATTCTCAAGCTTGGGATGGTCCGTGAGCAGCTTCTCCAGGACCTCCAGAGATTCCTTGCGCAGAGTCCACTTCTTTTCCTCCAGCTTATCGTAGAAGTCCTTGGGCATTTTGGAGAGAATGTCAACGGGGTCTAGAAGATCCATAGGATCGATTTCCTCAACGCCAGCCTCGCCATCCTCTTCTGCatacgaaaacaaaaattaaattaatatttcaatgcTTTCGTAATAGAGGAGTCCATACCATTATAGGCATCTTCGGTCGCTGCGGCGTCGGCGATCTTCGCTTGTTTTTCCTGCTGGGACTTTAGATATCTAAAAGAAAGAGTGTTTCAGCAAAGTAGTAACAGGGGGAAATCTTTCAACATACCTGGAGGGTTCAACGCGTTCGCCTTTGAGTTTGTCGAACTCATCCTCCAGTTCCTTGAGCGTTACCTGGGGTAACGTTGAGATCTGTGCCTTCATGGCAGCTCCGATCCAACGGTAAATTTCTACAGCCAGCTGCTTGCCCTCATCTCGAACCGCCTTGTCTCGGTCAGACATCAGCGGGGCAAGTTTTTTAATCAACGGCTTGACGCCGATCACCTTGTGTCCGAATTCCCGAAGGGCCAGTGTGGTAGCTGCCACGCAGGCGGACACAATCTTAGGATTCTTCGCCTCCATACCCTTAACCAGCTCTTCGACGACGGCATCCTGCTTCTCTATCTCCACATACATGAGTGCAACTTGGACGGAAAGCTCCTTGGTTTTTGTCTTTGGCGCCGCAATGCACTTCTGTACGATGCCAGTCATCACGTCGCCTACTGTGCGTCCGGCCAGGCCGCTGTTCTCCACAAAGATGAGGGCCGCTTCTAGACCCTTTTCCTGGGCCAGGGCATTGGAATCCACCACCATCTTTTTTATAAGTCCTGCGAATTTAGACCATTCCGGCGACTTCTCGTCATCTAACTCGCGAAAAATCTTTGCGGCCTCCTCATAACCATCGACGCGGGCTTTCCATAGTTTATGGACACACCGCTCCTCCACCGGCAACTTCTTGTACTCCGTATCCTCGGCCATGGTGTCGTGTTGCGTACGCTACTCGATTCGGAGTGAGCAGCGGGTTCTCCTCAATGGTCTCGGGCGCAAGCAGTTGTCTCAACCAACATTCTacggaaaaaaaataatatgtataaaaagcAACTCAaatcgaaatatttttaaacaaaaaaactagTTAAATCCCAACGAAGCAGAACTATTCTGGATGTCAGGAGTCATCGAgctaatgttttaaaattgagcTTAATAGTCTATGAAATACCGAAGGCCAAGGAATCAGCATCATCCATCCGTTCCGCTCAAGGGGCGGCAAAAACTAAATGGGTCGGCCATATTTAGATTGTCGTTCTCTAAGTGCagttatttggcaaatagaaacagaaatagGAGAGTGTAAATTTGGATTTTCGGAAAAGGTTGGTGGGCTTGTCACCCAGGATGGGTGATATCATGTCTCTGAAAAGCGCGTTTTATTCAGACAATAAATCAGGGGCAGGGCAACACCTACCCCACCTCCCCCTGCACCAACGCTAAAAAAAGGTGACACAGACGCACACGCAAGCCTGCGACTGATTCAGGCGTGGATTTCCCATCACTCCAATTTATTATTCATGCATTTGCCCCATCAATACTGTTTGGATGCGTCCCTGGGTTAGATTTACTGTGCTCCAGTTCCAGTAGAGCATTATTCAAGTCGGACATGCCCGCGCTGTgtttctccctctctcttccTCTCGCTCTTTCAATCTTATTCTTAAGCGCTCTTTTAAGCTCTCACGCACACCGACGCCTTCAAGTTCGAATTAACGGATCGTACcgcaggcaacaacaaatgtttcTCCTGTGGGCTGTGCGTCTGGAATATGACGTCGTTTACCGTTCCAGCCAACCGCTAATGGTTGCTGCGACTATCAATTTCCAGTGGCTGCAACTTGAGAGCCGCAGATGAACCACATATCAACCATTTTAGCGACAAACAAATAGCAACGCCCTGGAACAAAATCGCGATGCACCCGAGTGCATTCCGGTACACGCACTAGCACACTCACCATCAGAATTGCAATCCAAGTACCGCCGTAGATTGGTGATTGGACAAGAGGCTGAGGGGCGGACAGCTGGCCAGGGACAGCGGTTTAAAAGGGCTGCGCAATGCAATAACTTCGATTTTTCGCAGGCGACACGCACCAACACTAACACACGGCACAACACAGAACACGCACACTAATCTGACAAAGACACACCGACGGGCGTTTTTCCGGGATGCCAAGCAATGTAGCAACAATAAAGAATAACTTAACTACGTTTCCAGCACTTCGAGGCACTTTTGTGCAGCGGAATTCACTTGGTTTTGCGagaggtaaataaataataattttcgcAGTTCTTCAACAGCGTCGTTCCGCCGTTCCAGTGTGACCGCTGCTCACATTTGTAGCATTCCCTGAAGCCCTGAATTAGTGTGCCTGGGTGGGAAACTAGGATACTAGGTACGCGCcaaattttaaacatatatattcacTACTTATTTGACCAACATGGATTCAAAACGTGTAtcgcaaattattttcaaataaaaaaaatatttaatatgtttggGAGCAAATTCTTTTTGTGTAATCATTTATGACCACACCTGTATGTAATAAATCCCTCTGTAAGTCAACAGGACATAAGCATCAGCATCAAAAAACCATTTGTATAAAtgttatgtattatttattgtgcCATCGCTTTCGACGCGCGTGATCTCCAGAAGATGAATAGTGTGCCCACCCATAAATTCTAGCAGATCCACACCCGACTCCTTGCCAATGTCGTCCATGCTTATGGGCAAAGCCTGCAGCTTCCACTTCTTGAGGAGCGCCTCGATGGACCAGTCGGCGCTCCGCTCCTGGTATGTGAATATAAATTTGGCTCCGGCATTTCGCTCCAGCAGAAAGGCAACTGTGACCACGATATCCTCGAACACGCTGGGATCGTAGAAGCAGTCTGCTGCAATGATAAGGTCCAAAGGCGGCAGCCGGAACACACTGTTCAGCAACAGGCCCCAACTCAGACCTACCACATCGATGTCAACGCCCGGCTGCAGCTGATTGGCCTGGCAGGACTTTCGGATATGGGCCAGTGACTTTGGCAGAATGCAGTTGTCGGTAAGTACCACCTGAGCGCGGCACTTGGCGGCCAGGATGCCGGGCAGGGCGGTGCCGCTCCCCAGCTCCAGGATGCGCTTCCCGGCCAATGTCTGTCGTCGCTCCCACAGAAAATGCGCTAGGATTGGAGCGCACGGCCACGTGTAGAAGGAGTAGGCTCCCTGAAGCAGCTGTAGGTGGATTTACAATACGTTAGTTACTACAAGAACACATGGTTCTAAGGATTACCTCGGGTATTTTGATCTCCAGTCGCTCAGCGGGTGATCCGCTGAAGACGAACTTGCGGATATGCTCGGCGGTGGCTGTGGCCGCCACAATGTCGTTGTCCTCGCTGCCGCTCTTCATGTGGAAACGCATCTTAGCTCAAGCATGCAGGagtattactttttttttcactaAACTGAAGCTATTTTTCAGAGTTTTGTTTACAACCTGTTTGATTAGCGATGCCACTTCTCTGCGATAATTTTATCGATAATCATTGAGGTGAGCGAAGCAAATAGTTACCAAACATTCCATGCGTGACTTGAGTAGcagttgaaaattaaatattaaacgaGTTCTCATAtgattaaaatcaaaatgttgGTATACatgcaatttataaaaatttggGGGTATCCCAACTAGTGTTGTTTAATgcaaaattttcattttattttaaagtgttCGTTGCTGAGCGCGCCCCCTACTTGTGACCGCAGGTGCTGCTGAACGCTGTAGTAAGTGCACGAGAACTCGACAATCGCACATCTCTAATGATCGGTTCGAAGTGTTGAATTTCCCTGTGCCATGGAAGGATTAAgattcttagaaaaataaaatctgcACATAAAAGAAAGCTAGACAAGAACAACACGATGATCTTCTGGGGGAACTGGGAGCGGTGCGAGAAACTGGGCCAGGGCGGATTTGGCGAAGTGATCCACTGGCGAAACCGGACTACGGGCCGTGAAATTGGTGAGCTATAAACATCTAATGGTCCAACACAAATGTTCATTTGTATGTGGACATGTGCAATTCCTAGAAACGGCGCTGCAAGCGTTTTCAGGTGCTGCACTGATACTGATAGCGGGGCCGCCCGCGCAAATTTACGCTTGTGTGGTCCCCGGATGAGATAGCTTATAGCCTTTCGGCTGAGTCAGCCGAAAGCCAAACTGTGCGTCGCAGATACTTATAAAGTTCAGTGTTTGTTTATCTTCCACTTAGCCACCAAGCACATTAAGGAGTTGGAGTCCCTGGGTGCCGATCAGCAAGTCAAGCTTAGCGAGCGTTGGAACAAGGAGTTAAACTGGTCCCGCCAGTTTCAATACTTTCCCCACATTGTGGCTGGCGTGATCCTGGACAACGAGGATCCGGCATTTTTGGACTACTTGAATGCAATGCACAAGTTGCCTGTGATTGTGTTGGAATACTGTAACGGAGGAGACGTGAGGAAGCTTCTACAGAGCCAGGAGAATGCTAATGGTCTGACGGAATTCGAGGTGCGACAGATCCTGGGCGCCCTACGCCAGGCCTTGCATTTCCTGCACTCGCAGTGTGGGATTTGCCATCGAGATTTGAAGCCGGACAACATAGTAATCCAACGGGGAACTGATGGCAAGAAAGTCTATAAGCTTACCGATTTTGGACTCGCTCGAGGAACTCCCGACCAGACCATGGTACAGAGCGTGGTAGGCACCCGTCACTACTTCGCCCCAGAAGTGGTGGCGACGGGTTGTTACAACTCGGCCGTGGACTACTGGTCCCTCGGAATAATTGCGTACGAGCTGGCCACTGGTGAGCTGCCTTTCATCCCCCATCAAAccccaaaaaacattttagtcAATCTGATGAATAAGCCCGCCGAATGCATTGCTATCACGGAGGATCCAGAGAATAATAGTCGTTTTGTGAATCAGTTCCAACTGCCACAGGAGCATCATTTGTCGGTGCCCTGGGCTGCTACGTTCACAAAATGGTTACGCAGCCCGCTTAACTCAAACTACAAGGAACGCGGCCAACTAGCAACTGATGAGGTACAATCAGTTCCAGTCGTCTTCGCTGAGCTGGACAAACTACTCAATATAAAGGTGCTAACTATTTTTGCTGTTAACTACTGCAAACGACTTGAATACGCGGTCTCGGAGGAGATGACTATGAAGGATCTAATTGGCTTGATTGTCAAGGACACCGGAATGGACGGAAAGGATCTTTACTCCGTGCTGCCAACTTCCCATCCGCACAAAAAGATTACGCCTGAAAGTCCGCCTTTGCATTTGTATGTGGAGGAGTGGAGTGACACAAGCAAAGATTCACAAAAGTGGAATAAGCGTAGCAATCCACCTGTAATGATGTACATCTTTCAAGGCAAGGAAGAGTGTGAATACAGTGAACCACAAGTCAATCTATCGGTTCTCGCTCGGAAGTTTCTTGCAAACAAGATTAAGTCGGGGGAAAGATGGCTGCAAAAACGTGTGGTCTTGGATGTACTCCATATGCTTACCAAGGAGCAAGCTAACTATGAAATGTTTGTGTCAGCAATAAACGAGCGTGCGCTGTCACTGGAAGACGAAATGATTGAAAATTCGATCATAGACAGCAGCATCGATAAGCAGCTTCACATAATCTCTTTTGCCTACGATCAGCTTATAAGTTTGCAAAAAGAAGCCCAAGCTAAGATTCCGTCCTTTCAGGTAGCAATTCCCACTATTCTAGTTAATTCCGTACTAATTCTGTCTTCTTCCAGCTTAACAGAAGCGTACAGTTGGAGAAGCTTACGCACAATTACGATGCCATTATACAAATTGCGAAATCCATTAGGTCTCACTTGGACGCCTCCTTGCGGGGAGCCCAAAGCATGGTTAAAAGCACCAGTCAACTACTGAAGGGGGTGTACGAGAAAGATCTATTCGATTGGTAAggtatttatataaaacagcCCCCCAATATAATGAAgtccttttctttttaacttCTTAGCAATCGATTTTATAAGGAATATCTCTGCAATGGCGCGAAAATTTCACCGTCAGGTTTGAAGAAAGTCGCCGAGCAGTTCGCAACCACTCGTTCCCAGCTTTATAACAAGGGCGAGGCTAGATCCCTGTCCAAGTCTATCGATCGCCTGCACTACCTTTATTATAAAAGCAAAGAGTCCATACCGGCCCTCCTACAAAAATTTTGCGACATCAAGAAAGAGATATTTGAGCTTCACTTGCAGATGTTGATGCCAACCTCTGTCACACAATATCCGATTCTTGAGCTAAGCTCAGCGATGGACCGCCTTACTATGAGCTCTAGCTTACCCAGCTCGGGTCCATTTGACTCTTTAGGCACGATAAATGCTATCGAAGAGGCTGAAAGGATTAACAAGATGtaagtaaatattaaatactttattaGGTATTTACTAATTAGTCATTTGTTTTAACAGGCTTGTTTGTGAAATGGACATTGCTCGCTATTAGTGTGCATTCTGGTCGACcagaaatttgtatttgattttaatcaaAATCGCATCAATATTTGTCTATTCGAAGTCGttgaaatatgtattttggttttattttgttatcgCCGGCTCACCCAattggcaatttatttatgtagctttattagttttataaaaaCATGGCATGCTCTCATTTTGAAacgaattttattttgtttagtaATATGCTTATCTGCTCTGTGTTATGAGCACTGAAATAAATGACAATGCTTATTAAAAATTGAAGTATTTTTACTAGCTCCGCTTTTGGGCTGGACAATCCGAATGTTTACATTACTTAATTTCTATTCGCGGTATCGGGAAATGGTGCATTTGGTATTGGTCTGCTTTCCAGATGTCTATGTTCCTATATCACTACCtggtatatatttaaacaacaGTGTAtaatatgataaatatatttatatacatatatattttataaatgtgTGACAGGTCGTAAAGCCTAGCTTAAATTTCtcacaattttattttgtttttttcaaaaGCATATACACAACAGCTGATAAAGTGAAAGTATTATTCTATTAGCTAAAAGACAAAGAACAACTtgttgatatatatataacagaCTGCTTAATTTCTGAATAAACAGCTGTATATAGCTTGGCTTGGTCAATTGAAATGAAACTTGCTGAGGATTGCAATGTCACGGGAAATTGCACATGCGGCAGAACAGAGAATTAGTCGGCTTTTGGCCATGCCAGACGTGGCTATAAAAGCGAATCGAGCAACTGGGCAGCCACCACAAGCCGAAAGCCGGTGACCACTGTCAGAACTTTGAGGAGATCGCGAGGAAACACGAAATGAACCAATACTGTTTGACGGGCTTGCTTTTGGTCCTAGGAGTAGTCCTACATGTTGAGTGGACAACAGCCAAACCTCAGGCGAAAAAGACGGATCAGCTGCGTACGTAAATCAAAATGGACTTAAagataaattttgtttttctaatcTTTTTCCTAATAATTACCTTATGCATATATTTTCGTTAGATTAAACTTTAATCTATATGGGGatcgtaaaataaaataatattgttgcTTCGTCCTTTCAGCATCTTTTCTTAAGGTATGCCATCGCAATGCACCCGACCTAGACACTTGCGCTCGAGAATCTTATGAAGCACTGCGTCCACGGCTTATGGAGGGTATTCCTGAGCTGTATATACCGGCCATGGAGCCACTGGTTGTTCCGCAGGTCAAGATGGACCAGGACTCCGGGGCCATCTACTTGCACTCGGTGTACAGAAACGTCAAAGTCACAGGAATCTCGAAGCACACGGTCAATGAGCTGCGTCTGGAGCCTTCAAAACTAAAGTTCATTGTGTCTCTGACCTTCCCAAAGCTGCATATGGAATCGGACTACAGCATTAAGGTCAGTAGAGAAGTATGAAATCTGACTGTTCGAAAATCTAAACTAAACTAGCTTAATTAAAACTGTTCTATTCTTTTAGGGAAAAATTATGATGATGCCACTTCTGGGCGATGGCCACTGCAATGTGGATCTGGGTAAGCTAAATGATCCAGACctttgatatatgtatgttcattGGTAATAATACTGCAGTTAACATCACCATGCGAACTGAGCTGATTGGACAGGAATACAAAAAGAATGGGGCCAACTTTTTGAAGATCAACACTGTGACGGTCAAGTACGAGCTATCTGATGTCCACATTCATCTGGATAACCTTTTCAACGGGGACAAGGCATTGGGCGATCGCATGAACGAGTTCCTCAACGAGAACTGGAAGGCTCTGGCCGATGAAGTGCGTCCGTTGATGACCAAGGCGCTGGTGGATATTTTGAGGGCCTCCGTGGATAAATTGTTTGCTTCCTTTAGCTACGATGATCTGCTGCCCAAGTAATACATCGAGTGAagcatatttttttgtttatcttaaAGATTTAATCGTAGTACAAACAGTAGCCTACGGAATGAGCAcacaattaaaagtgaaataaattataaatataatacaaaaacgGCGGACGTGGTCCTGCAGATCACTAAACCAGCCAAAGTTTGGTGGGCATCTTGGAGAAGACATTGTTCCACAGTCCATGAAAGATGTCCGCCAGTCCCAGTTCCAAGTCTGGACGCAGCTCCGCTATCACCTCCTTGCCGTTTTGATTGAGAAAGGAGTTAATCGATGCCGCGAGAATTTCGTTTCCGTTGAAGAGATTCTTTAGGTGGATTCTCATGGCGCCTACATCGAAGCCCACCTTCATTTCATCAATATGGATGATCTCGTCGCCCGTGCGGGTCTCGTTCCGCAGAGAGATCCTTGTGTACACGGTTGTGTGTACGTTCTTCAGCGCCATAGCCACGTCTCCATTGCCCACCAGAGGCAAAAGTAGGATATTTCCCTTGAGGTTGTACTTGGCCCGGATTCTAAGCCTTGGTAGCTCCAGCTCGAAGTTTAGCAGGCGCCGCTCAAGATCCAAGCTAAACAGGAGTGGAGAAAAATGATTGTTCGTGTTAtatagttaaatttaaatcaattttttaaCTTATTACCTGGCCCGTCGCACAGTCGCGTTAGACGGTCCCCGGATGACCAGGTCCTGAAACCCTCCGGAGAGCACCAGGTTGCCACTGCCCTTGGACACCGACACCTGGTCAATGTTTAGGGGCTCGAAACTCTTTACCCCGATCTCCGGAATTCCGGCGGCTAGTGCCGGAAAGCATCCCTCGAAGAGTTGCCGAAAGCACTTGTCCTCATTGGGATTAGAGCGTTTGCACGTCTGCAGCCAAGGGGCTGGGGGGACAAGGATTGGattatacatttgtttttctaaGTGTGGGCTTAAGTTTTTTATCTGATCCTTAATTACAGACTCATCGTGAAAGCGGTCGAATtcatattttagtttttgaaatttttcttCGTTACTTAAATATTAGAGTTGATCACTACATGTATTAGGTCTGTCGGCCAACGTTACTTACGCCTCTCCTGCAACGGCAGTTTGTCGTTAACAATTTCGCGagtatacgccccgtgggAGCCTGGTAGCAGGCAGATAGAACCGAAAACGCTCAAGCTGACGGCCAACTTCCAGTATGATGTGCTAACCATGTTTACGGGCAATCGAAACTAAAGCAAGGGGTATCCTTTGGTTTGGAACTTTAATCCGTGGCGTGAAATCCGCTATCCGTTGAGCGCGACCGTTGGCGACGATGGCTCGAGACCAAGTGCCGGGATAGCCAAGAGAAAAGTCGAACGAAACCATCGAAGCCCATGATGGCCAACAATAGTTGTTTTTTCGTGTGCTGCTTTTGCGGCCAGTTTTACATACACTTTTTTTCCCGCACTGGCGTTACGAATTCCGCAATTTCAGTACTACTCGTTTGCCCGCCTGCCAAGTGACCACGGGAAAAAAGTAGATGAAAAGGTTTTAAAAGCAACGAACTTTAAAGGAATAGTTTTTATTGtacattattttgtattgaCAGGCGATAAAGAAATGTACAAGATGTTAAACCAAAAATGTAGCATACGTTTTGGTGTTGAAAAGAATTGTTCTTTCTACAGAATAAGTCACGGATGTTACTTGTAACGACGCTAATTTATAAAGGTAAAAAGTTGTGGACAAAAGAAAgctatttaattatatttaaagccCAATGTGTGAACGATTAACTTTGTAAAAGCCACTCAACCCGTTCAGCTTCATCGGCATTAATTACTGCAGGTACCATGCCAACTTTCCCAAGTGTAGTGCACATGAAGCTCCACCACTTGACCGAATATTTGGgatgttttatttgttgtattgaTATTTGTGCTTTTATGTTGCCTTAAATTTTACTTTCGTTTGCCGCGTAAACGCCACCGATTCCCAg is a window encoding:
- the LOC122619962 gene encoding inhibitor of nuclear factor kappa-B kinase subunit beta; the encoded protein is MIFWGNWERCEKLGQGGFGEVIHWRNRTTGREIATKHIKELESLGADQQVKLSERWNKELNWSRQFQYFPHIVAGVILDNEDPAFLDYLNAMHKLPVIVLEYCNGGDVRKLLQSQENANGLTEFEVRQILGALRQALHFLHSQCGICHRDLKPDNIVIQRGTDGKKVYKLTDFGLARGTPDQTMVQSVVGTRHYFAPEVVATGCYNSAVDYWSLGIIAYELATGELPFIPHQTPKNILVNLMNKPAECIAITEDPENNSRFVNQFQLPQEHHLSVPWAATFTKWLRSPLNSNYKERGQLATDEVQSVPVVFAELDKLLNIKVLTIFAVNYCKRLEYAVSEEMTMKDLIGLIVKDTGMDGKDLYSVLPTSHPHKKITPESPPLHLYVEEWSDTSKDSQKWNKRSNPPVMMYIFQGKEECEYSEPQVNLSVLARKFLANKIKSGERWLQKRVVLDVLHMLTKEQANYEMFVSAINERALSLEDEMIENSIIDSSIDKQLHIISFAYDQLISLQKEAQAKIPSFQLNRSVQLEKLTHNYDAIIQIAKSIRSHLDASLRGAQSMVKSTSQLLKGVYEKDLFDCNRFYKEYLCNGAKISPSGLKKVAEQFATTRSQLYNKGEARSLSKSIDRLHYLYYKSKESIPALLQKFCDIKKEIFELHLQMLMPTSVTQYPILELSSAMDRLTMSSSLPSSGPFDSLGTINAIEEAERINKMLVCEMDIARY
- the LOC122619771 gene encoding protein takeout, which gives rise to MNQYCLTGLLLVLGVVLHVEWTTAKPQAKKTDQLPSFLKVCHRNAPDLDTCARESYEALRPRLMEGIPELYIPAMEPLVVPQVKMDQDSGAIYLHSVYRNVKVTGISKHTVNELRLEPSKLKFIVSLTFPKLHMESDYSIKGKIMMMPLLGDGHCNVDLVNITMRTELIGQEYKKNGANFLKINTVTVKYELSDVHIHLDNLFNGDKALGDRMNEFLNENWKALADEVRPLMTKALVDILRASVDKLFASFSYDDLLPK
- the LOC122618875 gene encoding circadian clock-controlled protein daywake; translation: MVSTSYWKLAVSLSVFGSICLLPGSHGAYTREIVNDKLPLQERPPWLQTCKRSNPNEDKCFRQLFEGCFPALAAGIPEIGVKSFEPLNIDQVSVSKGSGNLVLSGGFQDLVIRGPSNATVRRASLDLERRLLNFELELPRLRIRAKYNLKGNILLLPLVGNGDVAMALKNVHTTVYTRISLRNETRTGDEIIHIDEMKVGFDVGAMRIHLKNLFNGNEILAASINSFLNQNGKEVIAELRPDLELGLADIFHGLWNNVFSKMPTKLWLV